In a single window of the Leisingera daeponensis DSM 23529 genome:
- a CDS encoding HPP family protein, with the protein MRETLRAAAGAAAGIGVCALFALVWPEIAGVPMRLLAPLGASAVLIYAVPNSPLAQPWSAFCGNVVSAVAAVAVLQTVPVPWAPASAVAAAIFAMLIARALHPPGGAIALLAALDPVPVTDAGFAFAIVPVGLLTAALVLTGVLFNRVTCRKYPFRQSVETLEKPQEIRLGLSNDDLEELLERFHQSANIGAADLGRLLAAAEEEAAQHRFDGVTCGSIMTQDLITVTPDVPVSQIAQVFRRHSVKSLPVVDAKENFVGLILQSDLIDALVRGGGRKFRPLRQDKLKAMHVMQQPAGGVPHDLPVGTLLNRLSQHGVQTVPVTKGGRLVGILTRTDIIGLLLRGAQNRLAA; encoded by the coding sequence ATGCGGGAGACCCTGCGCGCGGCGGCGGGCGCCGCCGCCGGGATTGGTGTTTGCGCGTTGTTCGCGCTTGTCTGGCCGGAAATCGCAGGGGTTCCAATGCGCCTGCTCGCCCCCTTGGGCGCCTCCGCGGTTTTGATCTACGCCGTCCCTAATTCCCCGCTGGCGCAACCTTGGTCGGCATTCTGCGGCAACGTTGTTTCTGCCGTGGCAGCGGTTGCAGTCTTGCAAACCGTGCCCGTGCCCTGGGCGCCGGCATCGGCTGTGGCCGCAGCGATCTTTGCAATGTTGATCGCACGGGCCCTGCATCCTCCGGGCGGGGCAATTGCCTTACTGGCGGCACTAGACCCGGTGCCGGTCACAGATGCAGGTTTTGCCTTTGCGATCGTGCCTGTTGGTCTTCTGACGGCAGCTTTAGTTTTGACGGGTGTTCTGTTTAACCGGGTCACATGCCGTAAGTACCCGTTCCGCCAATCCGTAGAGACGCTTGAGAAGCCGCAAGAGATCCGCCTGGGTCTCAGCAATGACGACCTGGAGGAGTTGCTGGAGCGCTTCCATCAATCCGCCAACATCGGCGCCGCAGATCTGGGGCGGCTGCTTGCCGCCGCGGAGGAGGAAGCCGCGCAGCACCGGTTTGATGGTGTAACCTGCGGCAGCATCATGACACAGGACCTGATCACTGTGACGCCCGATGTGCCAGTATCGCAGATTGCGCAGGTGTTCCGCCGCCATTCTGTCAAAAGCCTACCCGTTGTGGACGCCAAAGAAAATTTCGTAGGACTCATCCTGCAAAGTGATCTGATCGATGCGCTGGTACGGGGCGGCGGCCGAAAGTTCCGCCCGCTGCGCCAAGACAAACTGAAAGCGATGCATGTGATGCAGCAGCCCGCCGGAGGTGTCCCGCATGACCTTCCAGTCGGCACTCTCCTGAACCGGCTTTCGCAGCATGGGGTGCAAACCGTGCCGGTAACGAAGGGTGGCCGCCTGGTAGGCATTCTCACGCGCACTGACATTATCGGTCTGCTTCTGCGAGGCGCGCAAAACCGATTGGCCGCATAA
- a CDS encoding 5-formyltetrahydrofolate cyclo-ligase, whose amino-acid sequence MAAEAGHYDPQAVSPQQTADVARWRKAERNRLRAERLALPVAIRQSAGEALAGHLRELIRNRFSGANGCVISFYWPIKGEPDLRLLMAEMHAQGAAIALPIVETKAAPLVFRLWTPETQLVRGDWNIPVPPPNSPELIPGIVLTPLVGWAAGGFRLGYGGGYFDRTLAAMSPRPYSIGIGLESAQLPSIFPQPHDILLEAILTEAGERYAKEGA is encoded by the coding sequence ATGGCTGCGGAGGCCGGACATTACGACCCGCAGGCGGTTTCTCCGCAGCAGACTGCTGACGTTGCCCGCTGGCGCAAGGCAGAACGGAACCGGCTGCGGGCGGAGCGCTTGGCATTGCCGGTTGCTATCCGTCAGTCCGCTGGAGAAGCGCTGGCCGGACATCTGCGCGAATTGATCCGAAACCGGTTCTCCGGCGCAAACGGGTGTGTTATCTCCTTCTACTGGCCGATCAAGGGCGAACCCGATCTGCGCCTCCTAATGGCAGAGATGCACGCACAGGGCGCCGCCATTGCCCTGCCGATTGTCGAGACCAAGGCTGCGCCGCTGGTTTTCCGGCTGTGGACACCAGAGACGCAGCTGGTGCGCGGCGACTGGAATATTCCGGTTCCGCCGCCCAATTCGCCCGAGCTTATTCCCGGCATCGTCCTTACACCGCTGGTGGGCTGGGCCGCTGGAGGTTTCCGGCTGGGTTATGGCGGGGGATATTTTGACCGTACCCTCGCGGCAATGTCGCCGCGCCCCTATTCCATTGGCATTGGCTTGGAAAGCGCACAACTTCCTTCAATCTTCCCGCAACCGCACGACATTCTTTTGGAGGCTATCCTGACTGAAGCCGGCGAAAGGTACGCAAAAGAAGGTGCGTAA
- a CDS encoding NAD(P)H-dependent flavin oxidoreductase has translation MSGQKGDNLLHTSLCKLLGCDHPVLLAGMGGVSRWELAAAVSQAGGFGTLGMVRECPDLITEEVTKLRAATDRPVAVNVIPAATEPGLLDAQISCCLELGVPAFTFFWDVVPDAVVRVKAAGCLVLHQVGTVEAARAAEAAGADVIIAQGIEAGGHVHGRRPVGELTEAILETVSVPVVASGGLSTGEDLVRFLSIGASGIQCGTAFLATDESFAHPYHKERVAASTGRVTVLTDVFVLNWPMGAAVRVLENSVTKALSGTYLGHDPDALPREAIAWDGSQPRLRFSTDSPLRTTTGELEAMALFAGQGAAAISRIVPAASRIGNIVNEAEQILGYSLSHRSGAGL, from the coding sequence CCTAGCTGGCATGGGCGGAGTATCCCGCTGGGAACTGGCTGCCGCCGTCTCCCAAGCCGGCGGCTTCGGCACGCTTGGAATGGTGCGCGAATGCCCGGACCTGATCACCGAAGAAGTCACAAAACTCAGGGCCGCAACTGACCGCCCCGTTGCGGTGAATGTCATTCCGGCGGCCACCGAGCCTGGATTACTTGATGCCCAGATCAGCTGCTGCCTGGAACTCGGGGTTCCAGCCTTCACCTTCTTTTGGGATGTCGTGCCCGATGCCGTGGTCCGGGTGAAGGCGGCAGGCTGCCTCGTCTTGCACCAGGTCGGAACGGTTGAGGCTGCCCGCGCGGCGGAAGCGGCGGGCGCGGATGTGATCATCGCGCAGGGCATCGAAGCAGGTGGCCATGTCCATGGCCGTCGCCCGGTCGGCGAGCTTACTGAGGCAATCCTGGAAACTGTGTCAGTACCTGTGGTTGCCTCAGGAGGCCTTTCCACAGGCGAAGACCTAGTCCGGTTTCTGTCAATTGGCGCCTCCGGCATACAATGCGGGACCGCCTTCCTAGCCACAGATGAATCCTTTGCTCACCCCTACCACAAGGAACGCGTCGCAGCCTCCACCGGCCGCGTTACTGTCCTGACCGATGTCTTCGTCTTGAACTGGCCAATGGGGGCAGCGGTGCGTGTGCTGGAAAACAGCGTGACCAAAGCACTCAGCGGCACCTACCTGGGCCACGACCCGGATGCCCTGCCGCGCGAGGCGATCGCCTGGGACGGATCCCAGCCGCGCCTGCGGTTCAGCACGGATTCTCCTCTGCGGACAACAACTGGAGAACTTGAGGCAATGGCTCTGTTTGCAGGACAAGGCGCGGCGGCCATCAGCCGGATTGTACCGGCAGCAAGCCGTATCGGGAATATTGTCAACGAAGCAGAGCAGATCCTCGGATACTCCCTTTCGCACCGCAGCGGAGCAGGACTATGA